The nucleotide window TGTTTGTCAGTAGGCGCTGGCGCTCTACCGGTCGTGACCGGGACAGCACTTAATCGCTGCTTCGATGTGGCGATCGGCGACCGCGTCGTCCGTTTCGTCAGCCGACCCAAGCAGTGTGGCAACTTGCCGAACACATTTCGGTCTAGTTTGAGTGTTAATAGTATCATCCTCGCTCAGCGGACGCTATTTAATATAGCAACCTGAACACCGCCGATAATTGAGTGACAACCGTTATTCTCGATAACGTGCTATCCATACTATGACAGCCGAACGAGTATCCACTGGCATCAGCGGTCTGGATGAGATTCTCGACGGGGGACTTATTCAGGGTCGAAACGTTCTGATGCGTGGGTCGCCGGGAGCAGGGAAGACAATTCTTGGATTACACTTCCTCTCGGCGGGGATCGATGCCGGAGAGTCGGCGCTGTACGTCAATATGGGTGAGCCGCAGGCGTACGTGGAAGAAGCAGCCGATGCGTTCGGCTTGAACACCGATCAGATACAGTTCCATAACCTCTCGCCGACTCAAGAGCAGTTCTCAAAGCGCAACTCCTACAGCGTCTTCGAGTCAGCAGAGGTCGAACAGCCGGGATTCATCGCGGCGCTACGCGAACAGATCGACAAAATCGAACCAGACCGTGTCTTGCTCGATCCGATCACGGAATTTCGGTACCTCGCCGGCGATAAACGGCAGTTCCGCTCGGGTATTCTCGGCCTCCTCGACTATCTCAAAGAGATGGACGCAACGGTGATGCTCACCTCACAGGCCGGGGGGACGGTCACCGATGACGATCTGCAGTTCCTCGTCGACGCCGTCGTCTCACTCGACGTAACCCCCGAGAGCAGAGTCGTCCACGTCTCCAAGTTCCGGGGGTCGTCGTTCCGGCGAGGGAACCACTTCTACGACATCACCGACGAGGGGTTGACCGTTTGGCCGACGCTCGTTCCCGGCGAACAACAGCGGGAGGTCGAACCGGGGACGCTCTCTTCGGGCGTGGCAGGACTCGACGAGTTACTTCACGGTGGCTTAGACCAGGGAACAGTCACGATATTCAGTGGTCCGACGGGCGTCGGCAAGACGACGACCGGGCTCCAGTTTCTCTCACAGGCGGCTCTCGAGGGTAAACAAAGCGTCCTGTTCCAGTTCGAGGAGGCGGAGCGAACCATGCGGAAGCGGGCCGATGCGATCAGCCTCCCGCTACAGGCTGCGCTGGACAGCGGAAATATGTCGATCGTCGAGATCGCTCCGGAGGAGTACACCGTCGGACAGTTCGAGCACCTCGTCCGCGAGGCGGTCGAGGACGGTACCGAAGTGATGATGATCGACGGGTCGCAGGGGTTCCAAGAGAACCTCCGAGGACTCGACAACACGACGGGTGCCCTGTTGCGGATCGGTCGGTTTCTGCGGGCCGCTGGCGTCTCCACGATCCTGATCAACGAGGTCCACAACATCACCGGGAACTTCCATGCGACCGAAGAACGGACGAGTAATCTCGCGGACAACATCGTCTTTCTGCGCCACGTCGAGTATCGCGGAGAGATGCGGAAGGTCATCGGGACGCTCAAAATGCGGACGAGCGATTTCGAACGCGGCCTCCGAGAACTCGAGATCACGGCGGACGGGATCCGCGTCGGCGAACCGCTCCCACAACTCCGAGGCATTCTCACCGGAACTCCGGAGTGGGACGATAACGACGGCGGAGAAGAGACCGGTAGCAGCGAAGGTAAGTAGCGTCGGACCAAAGCGAATCGACGAGTGTCGTAGTCGTCGACCCCGACCAGTAACCTCATGACTGATCAGGCCTCAGATCGGAGGACGACAGACGAGACCCGACGCGTTCTGATCTTGGTCGCCGACGAGGGAAATCGGCGCGTACTTGAATCGTGGGTGAACGGACATAATCGATACACGCTCGCTGAAGCCACGGATATCGCCGAGGCCGCGTTCGACTGCTGTCTGTTCGACACGCGACAATTGGGCGAAAAGCGGTCCGAACTCCTGAAGCGGAAGGAAAGCGAGGAGATCATTCTCCCGTATCTCCTGTTGGTCCCGGAACCGAGACACCGGGAGATCCACGACCGGCTCCGAGACGAACACCCGGAACTGTGGGACGCGATCGACGGGGTGATCGATATGCCGCTCACGGAGCATCGACTCGGCGAGCAGTTGGAGACGTTCTTTCGCCTCCGCAATCAGTCGCGTTCAGCGTACACGCAGCGCGAGGAGCTTCGCCGGGTCCGAGACCAGCTCGACGTGCTCAATCGGGTCCTCCGGCACGACATCCGGAACGATATGAACGTCGTCGTCGCGTGGGGTGAAATGCTCGAAGACGAAGTGACGCCTGCGGGACGAGAGAAGCTCGACAGGATCCTTCGGGCGGGGCGACACGTCGTCGAACTCACGAACGTCGCCCGGGATCTCTCGGCACTCACTCACGGCGACGAGACGCCGGACCGCAAGCCGGTCTCTCTTCGACAGATCCTCACTGCGGAACTCGAAAAGCGCCGAGCGACGTTCTCCGACGCCGAGATTACGATGCCGGAGCCACCCGATCCGGGAACGCACGTGCTGGCGAACGAGCTGCTCTCGTCGGTGTTTCGGAACCTCGTCAATAACGCCGTCCAGCACAACCGTACCGCTCACCCGAAGGTGATGATCACCGTCGAGGACGACGCCGAGTCGGTCCGAGTCAGCGTGGCCGACAACGGGCCGGGCATTCCGGATGACGTAAAAGCGGATCTGTTCGGAGCGGGTGAGAAAGGGCTGGAAAGCGGCGGGACCGGGATGGGCCTGTTTCTCGTCGACAGTCTCGTCGAGGGTTACGGCGGGGACGTCTGGATCGAGGACAGAGCGGAGAGCGAATCGTTTGGTGGGCTCGACGAGGCGGATCAGACCGGCGCGGTCTTCGTAGTCGAGCTACCGACGACACAGCGATCAGACAACCGCGAGGAGAGTTCAAAATGAACGGACCGTACCCCACGGACGGATCGGCCGGTAATGACGGTGAAGCGGCGGCACTGCTCCCACTGCTCTCCGAGGAGGGGGATCAACGGCTAGTAGCCGAGTGGATCGAAGCCCACGACCGCTATACGCTGGTCGATCCGGACCAGCCGGTCGAGACGGCGACGTTCGACTGCTGTATCCTCGACGGAGAGATGCTACGGGCCCACGCCGAAACGCTCAGAGCTCGGAAGCGCACCGCGGAGCCGGTGTTGTTGCCGTGTCTCCTGCTCGTGCCGGAGGCGGACCTTTCTGTCATCGAAACCGACCGCGGGGAGATCGCGGATGGCGTCGTGTTCGAGACCGCGGACGAGGTGGTTTCGATGCCGATCAAAAAGGCCGAACTGGAGTGGCGGATACAGGTGCTCATCAGATTGCGAACCCAGTCGCAGCGACTCGAAGAACGGACGGAGACGCTGGAGCTGTTCAAACAGGCCGTCGAGGCCTCTGGAAACGCGATCTGGATAAGCGACACCGATGGGACGATACAGTATGTCAACCGGGAGTTCGAGTCGGTTACCGGCTATGACCGAGCGGAGGCCATCGGCCAGTCGCCGGACATCCTCCGATCCGGCGCGATGGGCGATGAGTATTACAGCGACCTCTGGGAGACGATTACCGCGGGTGATACGTGGCGCGAGGAGATAGTTGACCAGCGCAGCGACGGCTCGCAGTACGTCGCCGATCAGACGATCGCACCGATCGTCGAGGACGGCGAGGTGAAGGCGTTCGTCGCCGTCCAGACCGACGTTACCGAACGCAAAGAGCTCGAAGGTCGGCTCTCGTTGTACCGCGATATCATCGAGCGGATCGACGATCCGATCATGATCCAGAATCGCGACGGGGGATTTCGGCTGGTCAACGACGCGCTGTGTTCGTTCGCCGGGCTTTCGAAGGAGGAACTACTCAACGATGAAGAGTACGCGTTTATGGATTCGGAAACTGCCACGACGATCGCCCGGCAGAAACGGCGCGTCATCGAGAGCGAAGAGCCGGTCGAATACAGCGTGGAGCCAACCTTTGAATACAGCGACCGGGAGGCGATCTTCTATACGACACGATACCCGTACTACGAGGACGGCGAGCTTGCGGGCACGCTAGCGATCTGCCGGAACGTGACCGATCTCGAAGAACGGACCCGCCAGCTCCACGTGCTCGACAACGTTCTCCGACACAATATCCGAAATGATCTGAACGTGATCCAAGGGCGGGGCGAACAGCTCAAAGCCGAACTCGAGGGCGAACTTGCGGCCGCTGCTGATTCCATCGTAGCTCGGGCCAGCGCCTTGTTGAGGACGAGTGAGAAATCGCGGGAGATTACTGCCGTTCTCAGTGAGCCACGCGAGCCGACCCCGATAGATCTCGGACAGATGGTCCGGGACGTTGCCGACGAGGCGGCCGACGACTGGCCCGACGCGGATATCGACGTTACGGGTCCAACCCAGCTTCTCGTCTCTGCGACCGGATCGATCGAGACCGCACTCGAAGAGCTATTCACAAACGCGGTGATCCACAATGACCGAGAAGAACCCCGCGTGCGCGTCGAACTCGCCGTCAATGAATCGTGGGGCACCCTCAGCGTGCGGGACGACGGACCGGGCATTCCGGAGTTCGATAGAGACGTTCTCGAGTCGGGCGAGGCTATCGAGACGCTCTCACACGGCAGCGGACTGGGGCTGTGGGTGGTGTACTGGACGATCAACCACTCCGAAGGTGATATTCGCGTCGAAGACCGCGAGCCACGTGGCACCGAGATCTCCATTCGGCTTCCGCTGGCAACCGACAGGTAGCGGTCTAGTTATATACAAAACCGGCCAGAACGGAGCGGTCCGGTCGCTCGCTAGTTCCCCGCGACTCAACCTCCGCGTGCTGCGTTTTCGCTTTCAAACCGCGTAGGCGCGAGCGGCCGCGACGAGCGCCTTCCGGTAGTCGCTCTCCGAGGGGTCGTGGGCCAGATCGAGGAACCGCTCTTTGAACGCCGCCACGTCGACGGCGTCGGTGTCGCTGCCGGCCGCCCGCGCGAGGTCGTAGATCCGGTGATCGGGGCCGGCGATGTCGTGACGCTCGATCAGCGCCAGCGCGAACGCGGCGTTGACGGCCGTGATCTCCGGGTCGGCCCCGGCCGTCACCGGCGGCGAGCCGGTGCGCGACATGTCGGGCCGGTCCGCGACGGCGGCCGCCAGCGTCGATTCGAGGAACCCGAGGAGCTTGTCCGCGGGAGCGACGGAGAGCGTGATGTCGTCCGCGTAGATGTCTTTCATGTGGTTCGCGATCTGGTAACAGTGCGCGAGCTTGCGGCGCTCGACCTTCTCGCCGGAGAGCCCGAGGTACAGCGCCTCCTCGGTCGACTGGAGGTGCGAGGGGTGTCCCTCCTCGTAGCGGGCCATGTGCGCCAGCTCGTGGATCGCCAGTTCGCGCGCCATCGCGCTCGTGGCGGCTCGCCGCGAGACGTTCAGGACGTGGTGGTCGTCGTAGTGACCGGCCCAGGTCCGCTCGTCGGGGTCGTCGCGGACCACGACGCGGACCGGCGCTTCGACGGACCGCTCGGTCTCGAACAGATCTGCGGCACCGAGAAACGGATCGGGGGGAACGTCCCCCTGTACGCGAAGATCCATGCTTACAGTTCACACGGGAGCGGACGGTAAGTCTCTTGCGCTCGTGGAACCTCGGCTCGTCGGTCCGACGGCGATCGGGGAGCGTCGACGCGCTGACGCCCCGACGCGTCGGCCTCCCGGTCGGGTCGGCTACGGCGTTCGGTTCCGAACCGCGCCGACGACGAGGTAGACGACCGGCGTGTCGAGGACGGCGATCCCGAGCTTGAGGAGGTACTGTCCGATCCCGAGCGCGAGGAGGACGCTCCCGGGGAGCGGGGAGCCGACGCCGAGCAGGATCGGGGCGGCGTAGAAGGCGACGCCGACGAAGATGACCGTGTCGATCGCCTGACTCGTCGCCGTCGAGGCGAGGTTACGGAGCCACAGCATCCCCTCGCCGGTGCGGTCGCGGATCGCGTGGAAGACGAACACGTCCCAGTTCTGGCTGACGACGTACGCCAGCAGGCTGCCGACGACGACGTTCGCCGCCGGTCCGAGCGCGGTCTGGAAGGCGGCCGACACCTCGGGGTCGACCCCGGGCGCTGCGAGCGTCGACCACACTAACGCGAGCACGAGGAAGTTCGCGAGGAACGCCACGTTCACGACGACCTGCGTGGCCCGCCGGCCGTACAGCTCCGCGTAGCAGTCCGACGCGAGGAACGTCAGCGCGTACGCGAGCGCGGCTCCCGGCAGGGTGATCTCCGGGCCGACGACCGGCAGCGCGACCGGGAGCGGTAAGGCGAGTACCTTCGCCGCGGTGAGCTGCGAGGTCGCGAGCGCCACCGTGAACAGCGTGATCAGCCCGACCGCCGCGACCGCCGACCGGTCGAACGGGTCGGTTCGGAAGGGACCGCCCTCGCCGCCCGCGGTTCGGCTACTCATCGGCGTCCTCCGCGGTCCGTCCGCCCTCCGTCCCCTCGTCGCTCCCCCTCGTCGCCCCGTCGTCGCCGTCTCCCAACCGGTCGTGGCGGGCGTCGATCTCGTCGAGCAGGTCGAGGTTCTTGCGGATCGACGCGCGCACCGCGTCGCTTCGGTTCACGAACTTCCCGTCGTCACCGACGTGCTCGTCGAGGTCGGCGAGCAGCTCCGCCGGGATCTCGACGCTTATCTTCGGCATACTCGCGTCGTGAACGTCGCGCGGCTATGAACGTTATTATCTGAGGATTATCGAGAGAGTATCGTGGTGTTCGAGCGGGGATCTCCCCTTTCCCCGCGACCGACTCGTAAACCACCACGTTCAAGTAGGTTTACCAGACTGTTCACCCATGGCAACGAACACGGAGTCCGTCGACCTCGTCGGCGACGAGGCGGCGACGAACCTCGCGCGCGCCGCGTTGTTCGCGGCGCTCGTGGGCGCGTTCGCGTACGTATCGTTCCCGTTCCCGCTGTCGCCCGCTCCGGTGACGCTACAGGTGCTCGGCGTCTTCCTCGCCGGGATCTTCCTCGGTCCCCTGTGGGGCGGCCTCGCGCTCGTCTTATACCTCCTCGCGGGCGCGCTCGGCGCGCCGGTGTTCGCCGGCGGCTCCGCCGGGTTCGCGGCGCTCGTCGGAGACAGCGCGGGCTACCTCTGGTCGTACCCGATCGCGGCCGCGCTCGTCGGCGGGATCGTCCACCGCGGAATCGCGCTCCGCGACCTCAACGCCGTCCGGCTCCCGACGCTCGTCGGCGCGACGGTCGTCGGCACGCTCGTCATCTACGCGCTCGGCGTCGTCGGGCTGGTCCTCTCGCTCGACCTCGCGCTCGGCGAGGCGGTCATTCAGGGCGCGGTGGTGTTCCTGCCGGCGGAAGCCGCGAAGATCGCCGCGGCGGTCGGGATCGTCCGGTCCGACGCGATCACCGCGGCCTGACGCCGTGATCGACGTCGCCGGCGTCACCGTTCGATACGGCGGAGCGGGCCGGGGCGACGGAGCCGACGAGGGCGACGGAGCCGACGAGGGCGTCGTCGCCGTCGACGACGTCTCGCTGTCGATCCCGGACGGCGAGTTCGCCGTGATCGCGGGGGCGAACGGCTCCGGAAAGACGACGCTCGTCCGCACGTTCAATGGGCTTGTCGACCCCGACGAGGGCGCGGTTGCGGTCGACGGCACGCCCGTCGCGGACGATCCCCTCGCAGCCCGGACCGCCGTCGGGATGGTGTTTCAGGACCCCCGCGACCAGCTGGTGGCCGCCACCGTCGGCGGCGATGTCGCGTTCGGCCCGGAGAACCTCGGCCTGTCGCACGAGGCAATCGACCGCCGCGTCGACGCCGCGCTCGACGCCGTGAACATGGCGGGCCGCGAGGACGACCGGATCGAGTCGCTGTCTGGAGGCGAGCGCGAGCGCGTCGCCGTCGCGGGCGCGCTTGCGATGGAGCCGGACCACCTCGTCCTCGACGAGCCGTTCACCGGGCTCGACGACCCGGCCCGGCGGTCCGTCCTGAATCGAATCCGGGAACTCCACGCCGCCGGGGTCGGCGTGGTCGTCGTCACACACGACTTGCGCGACGTGTTCGCGCTCGCGGACCGCGTCGTCGGCCTCGCGGACGGGCGGATCGCCGTCGATGCGCCTCCTGAACGCGCGGTCGACGACCTCCCCGGACTCGACGTCCGGGTCCCGGCCGCCTTCGAAGAAGGAGACGACCCGCGATCGACGGGAACGGACCCGTCGCCGACGAGGACGGGCCCGCCGTGACCCTCTCGTACGTCCCCGACGACGCGTTCGCGCACCGGCTCGACCCTCGGTCGAAGCTCCTCGTTCAGGTCGCCTTCGCGGTCGTCGCGTACGCGTACACGACGCCCCGGGGGCTCGCCGTTCTCACGGTTGTCGCGGCCGGCTGCCTCGCGCTTGCCGCCGGCGGGGCGCGAGATCTGTGGACGTATCGCTTCGCGCTCCCGTTCCTGCTCGTCGCGCCCGTCGTCGCGGGCGCGACCCTCGGCGACCCGTGGTTCGACGTCGACGACGCGGCCGCGACCGGGCTGGCGAGCTACCGCGTGCTGCTGATACTCGTCGTCGCGGCCGCGTACGTGCGGTCGACGCCCGTCCGGGAGTCGCGCGCGGCGGTCCAGCGGACGATACCGGGCAAACCCGGGCAGTTCCTCGGCGTCGGGGTCGCCCTCGTGTTCCGGTTTCTCCCCCTGCTGAAACGGGACCTGCTGTCCGCGCGCGAGGCGATGCGGGCCCGCGCCGGCGGGGAGCGACCGGTCCACGAGCGGATGCGGATCGTCGCGGTCGCGGGAATAAATCGGGCGTTCGGACGCGCCGACCGCCTCGGAACGGCACTCGTCGCCCGGTGTTTCGCGTGGAACCCGACGCTCCCGCGGCTGGCGTTCCGCCGCGTCGACGCCCCGGCGCTGGCGCTCGCGGCCGCCCTGTTCGCGGCCGCGGTCCTGCGGGTCGCGTGAGTCGACCGCCGTCGCCGACGCGGCGTCCCGAAACCGCGTGAACGAGAGACCACGCTCTCGCGGTTGTGGCAACATTTAACCCGACCCTATCCCGGTGATCGATCATGATTCCCCTACAGGCGGCCACCCGGGAGACCTTCTGGACCATCGGTCCGGTGGGGAAGGCCGCGTTCTACTGGCTCGCCGCGGTCGCCGTCTTGGTGTTCCTGTACGGCGTCTACGCGCGGTTCGCCGCGTACGCCCGCGGGGCTGCGGACCCCCGCGACCGGCTGTCGAACCTCCCCGGCCGGGTCGTCGCCGCGACGAAGACGGTCCTCTCGAACGAGAACCAGTTCGACGGGGACCTGTACGCCGGCGTGATGCACACGTTCGTCCTCTGGGGGTTCCTCGTCTTACTCGTCGCGACGACCATCCTCGGGATCGACATCGACCTGTACCGCCCGCTCACGGGCGAGTCGTTCTGGGTCGGCGACTTCTATCTCGCCTACCAGTTCGCGGTCGACGCGTTCGGGCTGCTGTTCGTCGTCGGCGTCGGCATGGCCGGCTACCGCCGCTACCGGAACCGCGAGGGACGGCTCTGGGGGAAACACACCTCGCTGGAGGACGACGCGTTCCTCTGGACCCTCTTCCTGCTCGGCGTCGGCGGCTTCCTCGTCGAGGGCGTGAGCATGGTCGGCCAGCCCCAGCGGGCGACCGAGACGGTGAGCTTCGTCGGGATGGCGCTCGCAACCGGTCTGGAGGTGGCGGGCCTCACCGCCGCGGGCGCGGAGGCCGCCTACGGCGTCATCTGGTGGAGCCACTCGCTGCTGGCGTTCGCGTTCGTCGCGTGGATCCCGTACGCGAAGCCGTTCCACATGATCTCCTCGTTCGCCAACGTCGTCGCCCGCGACGAGAAGGCGGGCGCGCGGCTCCCGAACGTCCCCGCGGACCTCGATCACACGAACGCCGAGTCGCTCTCAGATTTCACGTGGAAGGAGCTGCTCGACGGCGACGCGTGTACGAAGTGCGGGCGGTGTACCGACGCCTGTCCCGCTGACACCGTCGGCCGCAACCTCGATCCGCGGAACGTCATCCTCGACCTGAAGGCGTACCGCGAGTCCGTCAGCGACGACCCGGTGGCGGGGAGCGGAGACCGGATGACGACTGACGGCGGCGTGGCCGGCTCCGCCGCCGTCAACGACGGGGGAGCCGTCCCCATCGTCGCCGACGAGGGCGGCGTCATCGCCAGCGAGTCGATGGAGTCCTGTATGTCCTGTATGGCGTGTATGGACGCCTGCCCGGTCGACATCGAACACCTCACCCCCTTCACGAAGATGAACCGCCAGCTCGTCGACGAGGGGGCGGTCGACTCGAACCTCCAAGACGTGTTTCAAGACGTGATGCAGAAAGGGAACTCCTTCGGCGAGTCGCAGTCGACGCGGGGCGACTGGGCGGACGACTTGGACGACGTGGACGTGCCCGACGCCCGCGAGGAGTCGGTCGAGTACCTCTGGTACGTCGGCGACTACCCGAGCTTCGACGACCGGAACAAGAAGGTCGCCCGGGCGCTCGCCCGCCTGTTCGACGAGGCGGACGTGTCGTTCGGAATCTTATTCGACGACGAGAAGACCGACGGCAACGACATCCGCCGGATCGGCGAGGAGTTCCTCTACCTCGAACTCGCCGGTCACCACGTCGAGACGTTCGCGGACTGCGAGTTCGAGAACATCGTCTGTACCGACCCGCACTCCTACAACACCATCAAAAACGAGTACCCCGAGGTTGACTTCGCGGAGTTTGCGGACGACCCGATGATGCCGTTCGACCGCGAGGAGCCGTGGAACCCGGAGGGAGAAATCGACGTGTTCCACTGGACGCAGGTCGTCGAGGAGCTCGTCGACGAGGGTCGGCTCGACCTGTCGGGCGACGAGCTGGACTACACCGTCACCTACCACGACCCCTGTCACCTCGGCCGGTACAACGACGAGTACGAGGCCCCGCGCGAGCTAATCTCCGCGACCGGCGCGGAGCTGTACGAGATGCCGCGCTCGCGGGACGACTCGTTCTGCTGTGGCGGGGGCGGCGGCGGGCTCTGGACCGAACACGACGAGGCGGTCAAGCCGAGCGAGGAGCGCCTCCGCGAGGCGGTCGAGGACACCGACGCGGGCGCTGCGATAGAGAAGTTCGTCGTCGCCTGTCCGATGTGTACGACGATGTTCGAGGACGGTCGCAAGACCGGGGACTTCGAGGACGACGTGGAGATCGTCGACGTCGCGGAGCTTTTGATCGAGGCGGTCGACTCCTCACGGTAACGAGCCGCCTTCGACGTTATATTCGGGGCCGTTCGATTCGACAATAATTAAAAACGTATACTTTCTTATCAGAACATTTCGCCACGTGGAATCACATGTCTGAAGCAGGTTCGACTCAGGCCGGAGCAGCGTATTGTCGGAACTGTGAGCAACAAGTCCAACCCGTTGGCGGGGTCAACAGAGAACTGGGAATCATTCTGCTGTTTTTCGGATTTATCCCGGGGCTCGTCTACCTCGGTGGGGGGTGGATCATGGACCAGTACGGCTTGTTGAGCAAGAACTGTCCGATCTGCGGCGACGACAACTGGTCGCGTCAGCCGGTCAACAACGCCGGCGACTCGGATCGAACCGTCAACGGAGACGACTCCGAAGGGGAACTCGTGGCTCAACACAACGCTTCCGGGTCAGAACGGGCACGCAGCGGTGTAGCGGCCAAAATCCAGAAATGGGTCATCAGGACGATCAAGAGTTGGGCGACGGTAGCGATTATCGTCTTTCCGCTGTTCTTCTTCTTTAGCCTCTCAAACGTCTCAATGCTGGTATCCACGATATTATCCGTATCTTGGTTCGGGGTCTGTATTTACGGACTCCACCGCCGCGACTTGCTCCACTTCGGGATCCATTCGCCGTTCTACTACCGAGAGCAAAAGAACGAATAGGCGGGTGGAACCCTTCGGCGGCCGAGTCTCTAACCGCGCTGACACGTCCTCAGAGGCTCACAACACACATTACTGGTGACGTGATCCCGCCTTACAACGTGGAGGGGGACTCCGAGGACCCGACCACATCGTCGGTGCGCCGCAACAGCGCTCGCCCGGGCGCGCGATCGCGGACCGGCGCGTCGCCGAGGTAGTCGACGAGGGCGTCCCGCAGGAGGGCGACGCCCTCGCCGTCGAGGGGTTCGCCGCGTTCGATCGATTCGAGCGGCCCGCGGTACGGCTCGGCGTCCTCGGCCGCGTTCCGCGCGGCCTCCAGCAGCGCGGCGTGAGCCACCCACGCCTCCTCCCGGGAGGTCGTCGGCGCTGGCGGCCCGTCGGTCGTGGGAGGGACCATTCGTCCGGTGTCTCCCGGTACGGGGACTTAAAACCACGTCCCGGTTCGCNNNNNNNNNNNNNNNNNNNNNNNNNNNNNNNNNNNNNNNNNNNNNNNNNNNNNNNNNNNNNNNNNNNNNNGTTCGCGGCCGGATTCGACGCGACGCGACACCGGTGTACGCGGCCTGCCGATCGCACGCCATGACGTTATATACCACTATATAGAGTACGGACCCAAACGTAGCCGTACCATGTTGTACGCGCTACCCCGTAGTCCTCATAGCATACTACTTAACCGGAACTCGTCTGAATTCAGGTGATGGCTTCCAGCCACGACGCGGACACAGCGGGAATCACGCGGCGGAAATCGCTCGCGGCGCTCGCCGGCGCGGGGGCGCTCGGGCTCGCGGGCTGTACCTCCGGAGGCGATGGCGACGACTCCGGAAACCTCTCCGGAGACATCCGGATCTCCGGGAGTAGTACCGTCTACCCGGTCGCTCAGGAGGTTACCCGCTCGTTCGCCGAACAGAACCCCGACGTGAGCTTCAACCTCACTCGCGACGGCAGCGGCGGCGGGTTCGAGAACGTGTT belongs to Halorubrum sp. DM2 and includes:
- a CDS encoding type II toxin-antitoxin system ParD family antitoxin, which gives rise to MPKISVEIPAELLADLDEHVGDDGKFVNRSDAVRASIRKNLDLLDEIDARHDRLGDGDDGATRGSDEGTEGGRTAEDADE
- a CDS encoding DUF5781 family protein, which codes for MDLRVQGDVPPDPFLGAADLFETERSVEAPVRVVVRDDPDERTWAGHYDDHHVLNVSRRAATSAMARELAIHELAHMARYEEGHPSHLQSTEEALYLGLSGEKVERRKLAHCYQIANHMKDIYADDITLSVAPADKLLGFLESTLAAAVADRPDMSRTGSPPVTAGADPEITAVNAAFALALIERHDIAGPDHRIYDLARAAGSDTDAVDVAAFKERFLDLAHDPSESDYRKALVAAARAYAV
- a CDS encoding biotin transporter BioY, with translation MATNTESVDLVGDEAATNLARAALFAALVGAFAYVSFPFPLSPAPVTLQVLGVFLAGIFLGPLWGGLALVLYLLAGALGAPVFAGGSAGFAALVGDSAGYLWSYPIAAALVGGIVHRGIALRDLNAVRLPTLVGATVVGTLVIYALGVVGLVLSLDLALGEAVIQGAVVFLPAEAAKIAAAVGIVRSDAITAA
- a CDS encoding ABC transporter ATP-binding protein, with amino-acid sequence MIDVAGVTVRYGGAGRGDGADEGDGADEGVVAVDDVSLSIPDGEFAVIAGANGSGKTTLVRTFNGLVDPDEGAVAVDGTPVADDPLAARTAVGMVFQDPRDQLVAATVGGDVAFGPENLGLSHEAIDRRVDAALDAVNMAGREDDRIESLSGGERERVAVAGALAMEPDHLVLDEPFTGLDDPARRSVLNRIRELHAAGVGVVVVTHDLRDVFALADRVVGLADGRIAVDAPPERAVDDLPGLDVRVPAAFEEGDDPRSTGTDPSPTRTGPP
- a CDS encoding queuosine precursor transporter, translated to MSSRTAGGEGGPFRTDPFDRSAVAAVGLITLFTVALATSQLTAAKVLALPLPVALPVVGPEITLPGAALAYALTFLASDCYAELYGRRATQVVVNVAFLANFLVLALVWSTLAAPGVDPEVSAAFQTALGPAANVVVGSLLAYVVSQNWDVFVFHAIRDRTGEGMLWLRNLASTATSQAIDTVIFVGVAFYAAPILLGVGSPLPGSVLLALGIGQYLLKLGIAVLDTPVVYLVVGAVRNRTP
- a CDS encoding ATPase domain-containing protein; protein product: MTAERVSTGISGLDEILDGGLIQGRNVLMRGSPGAGKTILGLHFLSAGIDAGESALYVNMGEPQAYVEEAADAFGLNTDQIQFHNLSPTQEQFSKRNSYSVFESAEVEQPGFIAALREQIDKIEPDRVLLDPITEFRYLAGDKRQFRSGILGLLDYLKEMDATVMLTSQAGGTVTDDDLQFLVDAVVSLDVTPESRVVHVSKFRGSSFRRGNHFYDITDEGLTVWPTLVPGEQQREVEPGTLSSGVAGLDELLHGGLDQGTVTIFSGPTGVGKTTTGLQFLSQAALEGKQSVLFQFEEAERTMRKRADAISLPLQAALDSGNMSIVEIAPEEYTVGQFEHLVREAVEDGTEVMMIDGSQGFQENLRGLDNTTGALLRIGRFLRAAGVSTILINEVHNITGNFHATEERTSNLADNIVFLRHVEYRGEMRKVIGTLKMRTSDFERGLRELEITADGIRVGEPLPQLRGILTGTPEWDDNDGGEETGSSEGK
- a CDS encoding HAMP domain-containing sensor histidine kinase, with amino-acid sequence MTDQASDRRTTDETRRVLILVADEGNRRVLESWVNGHNRYTLAEATDIAEAAFDCCLFDTRQLGEKRSELLKRKESEEIILPYLLLVPEPRHREIHDRLRDEHPELWDAIDGVIDMPLTEHRLGEQLETFFRLRNQSRSAYTQREELRRVRDQLDVLNRVLRHDIRNDMNVVVAWGEMLEDEVTPAGREKLDRILRAGRHVVELTNVARDLSALTHGDETPDRKPVSLRQILTAELEKRRATFSDAEITMPEPPDPGTHVLANELLSSVFRNLVNNAVQHNRTAHPKVMITVEDDAESVRVSVADNGPGIPDDVKADLFGAGEKGLESGGTGMGLFLVDSLVEGYGGDVWIEDRAESESFGGLDEADQTGAVFVVELPTTQRSDNREESSK
- a CDS encoding PAS domain S-box protein; the protein is MNGPYPTDGSAGNDGEAAALLPLLSEEGDQRLVAEWIEAHDRYTLVDPDQPVETATFDCCILDGEMLRAHAETLRARKRTAEPVLLPCLLLVPEADLSVIETDRGEIADGVVFETADEVVSMPIKKAELEWRIQVLIRLRTQSQRLEERTETLELFKQAVEASGNAIWISDTDGTIQYVNREFESVTGYDRAEAIGQSPDILRSGAMGDEYYSDLWETITAGDTWREEIVDQRSDGSQYVADQTIAPIVEDGEVKAFVAVQTDVTERKELEGRLSLYRDIIERIDDPIMIQNRDGGFRLVNDALCSFAGLSKEELLNDEEYAFMDSETATTIARQKRRVIESEEPVEYSVEPTFEYSDREAIFYTTRYPYYEDGELAGTLAICRNVTDLEERTRQLHVLDNVLRHNIRNDLNVIQGRGEQLKAELEGELAAAADSIVARASALLRTSEKSREITAVLSEPREPTPIDLGQMVRDVADEAADDWPDADIDVTGPTQLLVSATGSIETALEELFTNAVIHNDREEPRVRVELAVNESWGTLSVRDDGPGIPEFDRDVLESGEAIETLSHGSGLGLWVVYWTINHSEGDIRVEDREPRGTEISIRLPLATDR